The DNA window GTCTGTCATCCATGTTAGCACAGTCAAGAAAAATTATGATTTTCAAGCTTTTCATTATATAGTCTTCAAAGTAGGCATTTTCTCTCTTTATGCCTTTCAGGAGAAAGTTTGTTTTTGGGACATAAGGCTTTTTGAGAATGACCCAAGTCTTCATCATTTCTTTCTTGCAAACCTAAAGCTGTAACAGCTTTCCCTTGCTCTTAATGGAACGTACATTTCTGTCTTATGACTGTTTTCAAAAGCATTTGCATTGAAACCCTATTTCAGTTTCTAAAGAAAGGCTGTTCAATTGTTGTCGCTCCATTCCCAATGCTGTCAAACCAaagtgttttcctttcctttccttttgcaatTGTTTTTGGAACACGCTGTGAACCTTTTTAATAGTATTTCACATGAGACTTTTCTTACATTTGAACGTCAGAGCAGATCGCCTCTCAATTTAATTGCTTGACTGCTAGATTTGCCACCCATCACAGAGCCAGTCTGTTGGTTGAACCTCTCCCTTGAATTACACCAGAGAAGCCCAGGCCCTTCACCAAAGTCCAAAGTCCAGTTGTGGAGCCATGAAAGCTCTCTGATtgtacattggctgcccattcaattccgcgttgatttcaaagttctaatgatcacaaacaaagccctaaatggtttaggacctcaatacttggcagaacgcctcatcccacctagatctactcgtatcacctgatctagccaggaggggcgactgaggagcctaatgccgagggaggcccggaaagaaaaaacaaggcactgggccttctcggcagtggctcccaggctctggaacatgctcccctcccccccgagatttgtctggccccctcgctgggcattttcaaaaaccaacttaagacctggttatataggcCTTTCCTCCGGGCACTATgtaactttctctctttctctatctttatctattctgtttgtgtaaatgttgtaaattgttattccatattaattgtttttattctgtgttttgtgagccgcccagagtagactatgtctaaatgggtggcatataagttcgttcaatcaatcaatcaatcaatcaatcaatcaatcaatcaatcaatcaatcaatcaatcaatcaatcaatcaatcaaataaagtGGTGAATAGGACTTTTCCACTCATCACTTTAGCCAAAAATCCAGTCTTACTCTTTCTCCACTcacagaagagagaggaggagcaaTGGATTGTCAGCTGAGTTTGCAAGCAGtaatcagagatgggaaaatttaCTCTTTTGGACAAAACCTCCAAGAATACTGCAGCCATACTGGGAGTTCTAGCCCAAGGCAAGTGTCTGGTTCAGAgcaaaagggaaatcacataagagTTGCCTTCACTGCAgctgaacacccccccccccccaggtacaAGGCCAATCATGCACTCCAGTCTTGTGGGGCTCTTCTGAGATACGGCACACAACAGGAAGCCCGGTGAAGCATGGGAAATGTTTACTCAGTTGCCCTTCTGCAGTCACAGAATGCAACCGGATGCTGGTCCAAAAATCCACCCCTGACCTCATTTGACATGCAAATATCATCAGAGAGCTGTTGGCTTTGCAGGCTGTTCTCTTTTCTAGCTGGGAGGAAGGAATCCCCGCAGGTATCCCCAATCTCTGATTGGAGACAACTGGAAGATTCTCCCGTGCAGGATCTGCATAGGACCCTAAGCTGCCAACACGTACATTCTAACTCTCAACAGGCCAGAAAATGTTCTGGCTCTGTGTGTCTCTTTCACCCAGACACTCAGAAATTGTTTTAAAACGCAATCTAATAGCTGTTCCcacccacatttttaaaaacttcataaATCAACCTTGATAGTGGGCAAGAGATGAAATACAGCTTCATATGCTCTTTGCACCAGCAGTGAAGAAATCTACCACTGTCTAAGAAGGGACAATATGTTTATTGATCCACCAGGGCTAATTCACAGTGTTCCTCTTGAAGGTAGCAGTGCTTTAAAAACCCCTCAGCTATATTTTTGTTCGATTTTCCATGTTCTGAATACATCCAAGGGTTTAAATTCCCCTTGGTACCAATTATAGCTTTGAAGCAAGGTTAGCTTAACGCATAATTCCACTCAGAAAAGCACCACCACCGAAACAGAAAATTCATTTCCCGCAGTCtactaggaggaggaggaggtgagggTGGGATCAATGTAAGGAGCTGgtctgggatgtggtggtggtgggtgacaGCAGAGATCTGACAATGTGATGAGTGGGGGAGTGGAACATGGAACTGAGGAAGGCAATGCAGCTTGGCTTGAGGAAGCAGGGTAGAGCCCCTGGTGGCAAGGGCTAATGgtgagtacagtatatgtatttcaAAGTTCAGCTGCTCTTAGAAGAGAATCTttagtttccttctttttttaatgttactgctcaagatattttgcagcctgaggtgAAAAATGGGTTTCCATTCCACAAAATGCAGCCAACTAGACTAGCCGTTAGatccagagatggggaaatgaCTTTTTTGGCCATTCTGGCAATCAgagtctgggaactgtagttccgGAAAATCAGCATTTCCAATCAACTGGTGGAAAGTTACTTCAACACTTCTGTCCTCCATAACATCTAAGGCAGCATGCCAGTTCAGGGAACtgagaaccatagaatcatagaatcattgagttggaatggggcctctaaggtcattgagaccaaccccctgctcagtgcaggaatcccaatctgacagatggttgtccaattttctcttgaatgctacCAGTGTTGGAGAGGTCACCACCTCCCAATGTAACTGATTCAAttgtcgtgctgctctaacagttaagaagtttttcctgctatttagCCCAAATCTGGATTcctggaacttgagcccattattatgcgtcctgtactctgggatgagacagaagagatcctgcccctcctttatATGACTTCATTTCAAGTACCTGTATTTAAAAAGTGCAGTCATATGTGGAAGTAAATGCGTGGCATgcccctctctgccccccccccccccaatgattagGGAGCTCAGAAGTCCCAGGAAGCTGAATCATTCTTCAGAACTGGCATCCTGAACATGGGAAAGCATCCTCTGCACACCTGAAACGGCAGGCTTGCTTAAAGGGCATAGAGCAAACCATGGTCTATGTCTTTCCCTTACAATACCTTGCTCCTGTTACTTAGCATCTACCACCTGAAGCAACTGGCTTATTCTGCCTTATAGTAGGACTAGCCCTGCTCTTGACCATGTGGTGAGAACTGGGCTGATGTGCTTGGTCCATGATTACAACTATTACACTTACAGCATTTACAGGGCTTGTTCTGTTCTCATGAATGACAAAGGCAAGCTCAGGCTCTTCACTGCTTAGTGGAAGGGGTCTTGGGTAGAGGAAAGGCACATCAGATGTAATACATAGTGATTTCCAATAGCTGAATGTCCCTCTATGTCTCTCCTACCAGTATGGGCTACAGCCTATTCTTGTTCCGTCTTCTGTTGTTTCCAAAATTAATAATACAAACAATTTAAAAGGCTGGCTCCCTTCCAGTTACTTCAAATGGCATCTGTGCTTACTGCTTCTGAAAGCAAGTAAACTCTTGCTAATGAATAAATCCCAAAGACCCTTTCATAATTGGTCTCAATGTATTATTAATTATTGTACTTATTTTTAGAAGCATGTAAATACCCAAGACCAGCCAGAGATGTGTTATTGCCTGAGCTGATGGACGAGATGGTCTTTCTTCTTGCTCTGTGTGTAAAAGCTAATTTGACTGACATCTGCCTGTTTCTTCAGCACTGGTGATGGGAAAGCAAGCATCCTTCACTGGAGACTGAGGACCACAAGCTACCTTAGGTGGCATAGGGAAAGGGGAATGTTCTCATTTAGCTCTGTCTTCTAACAACCTGCTTCCACTCTTTCTCTCCAGCATCTGCCTCTAACTAATGGTATCGCTGGCCCTGTGTGTACCCATTCAACAGGGCAAGCACTTACACGTCACCAAAAGGACGAGAGGAGTCCCTGACATGTATGAAACAGGGTATGCTGATTTGTATGTACAGATGAAAAagtttgacattttttaaaattttaaaacagacCTACAATGATCCAGAACGTACCGGATGATCTGTGTACTTGCTAACTCTGTTGCCACATGATGCTGTGAGGGTCAACCTCAACGTCTCTGATCtcccttcttatgttcttaatataATTTATGCCCCATGCTTCACCCTTGCGGGACCCAAGATAGCTTACAGCATGAATTTTAGAAAAAAGATACAGGGGGGAAAACCACCACAATTAATTCTAtcattaaaaagccattaaataAACTATTCCATTAAAACACGTATTGAATTCACATGATTTTaaagcctgagagagagagagagagagagagagagaagcagcagcagcaaacaagtATAAAGGCCATACTTGAAAGTTCCTTCCTCATCAGTCAACCAGTAGCCAAAAGCCAATCTAAATAAGAATGATTTTGGTTGCCAGTGCAATGACAGAATCCCTCATCCCTTGGATGGCAATTCCATACCATTTTATAGTATATTTTTAAGTCAATATATTTTTAAGATCTGCGCCATGCAAAGCTTTAGACAGCCAACACCTTCAAAAGGACAGATGGCCCTCAAGCATCTTTTCAAATGGAGGATTGAAGTCCCTAAAAGAGGACAGGTGAACACTCTATCACCCAATAACAGGCATTAAGAGTGGAATTAAGAGTACCAACTCAGCCTGATGCACGCCCAAGAGTTCTCTCTTCCACTGTAGCCGTTTAGTTCTTCCCCCTCTATGCATATTCATGAAGCTTGTGATAATAGCAGATGTCACATTTCTCCCCCATGAAGGAGGCTGTGACAGCCTCCTGGGATGCTAGGAAACTAAAATTAGACCTAAGTACCAACGAGAGAGGGAAGCACATATAGATCACTTTCCTCTCTCATTGTAGCGGGACAAGGAGATCTTGGAGGCAACGGCATGAATGTTCCTGCCCTTAAAAAAGGGAATGGGAGCTATGATGAGTAAGAAATCTCAGCTGATCACATGTAATAATTACAGAGACCTTGGGGATATATCTAATTATGGGGGACAATTTATTAAGTTTTCATTAAACAAATGTCTTGATGATCTAATCTTCTACCCCAAGAGTGCATGAAGGAGGCAAAGAGCTCTTTTGTTCTTCTATCAGGGGTTTAGACATACTGTTAAGAAGAAGGATAGAAAGTGAAGTGATGATCGAAGAGCAACTGACAACCTCCAGGCTCTGTTTTGGCAGGTCATGTCCCAACATAATTTATTCTTTTCATACAAACACAGAGATTTAAAACATCCAAGATCTACCCAATACTAAACTTCTCCTGAAGAAGTGTGCTTAGACACACAaaagtttctgaaaaataaaaactagttaagtcttgtatctgtgaagattctcagtcatccttctttcttattaggttgaaaaacgatttgctactcatccaagtagcttcttcagtctgaggagagctggtcGCAAACCCTTGAAGATATATCAAGggtctcctaccagctctcctcaggctgaagaagctacttggatgagtagtgaaacatttcaacctaataagtccacttgccatgactcagcttccagataagtCTTATAGGTGCTTACTGTTTCTGCTATGAATTCCAATAATCAAGAGTTTTTCCCACTCCCCCTGAGATCATTCATGATGCTCGAGACCTGCTCTAAAGGGCTTCAcaatcctctagatcagtggttcccaaccttgggcctccagatgttcttgcactacaactcccagaagccttcaccaccacctctgctggccaggatttctgggagttgaagtccaagaacatctggaggcccaaggttggggaccactgctctagataaggCCTTTGGGGGACTTCAGGGAGGGGAAGGTTTACCAGTTCGGAAGGAAATAACAAGATCCAATGTTGGCTGAGACACATCTGCAATTTGCTATGCTGAATTAGGATACTGAATCTGAGGATGTTTCATCTGAGTAAGAACTGCCAATCCTCAGAAGAGCTCATTGCAATGGCACATCCTTTGttagaatcatttttaaaatacaaaaatcctcTTAAAAAGCAACTGGCTGGCCTCTCTCTGTGCACACTgacaaaatcaaaacagaatgTGTGACTCCTAGAAAACatatatttcaaagaaattaCTAAAATATTCTTTGGTCTGGAACTACAGAACACTTATCTAATGTTGTAAGAAAAAGCATGTAGTGGGAACAAAGAATCCATTCTATTTATACTCTGCTTTTCTGCCATAAGTGAGACTCAAGGTGCTAATAatttataagaaagaaaaaaaaacattttgggggCAGGAAAGCGGGCACTTTAGATACTGGGTAAAATCCAGGTGTGTAGCTATGCAGCTGTAACTCGGCTTATGCCAATGATAGCTACCATCGTACCAAGGTAGATGTGCTATCCTTGAAGTACTTCTGCTGGCACATTGCATAATTGGTCGAACATGAACTTCACCAACAATTGCGCAATCACCTTGTACAATTCTTTTCTGAATTCTACTATCACCCAATCAAAGCCCATGCATCGTCAGTCCTGAGTGTAATGAGGACTCAGAATAGCTACCTAAACAGAGCGGCAAGCAAATTCTAGAACACAGCCAGTCCAGTAAGGGATATATCATCCTCCCATTGCCATGCCTAGACATGTAATGGTTGGGTAGCAGGCAGAAAAATAGAATCCAGTGAGGTCGGTCATAGCCCTTTCCAGGACTCAGTGACTGTCATTTCCAAGAGAGGTTTTTCCATTGGCGCTTCAGCCGTCAATCTCCTTCTGTTCTAGCACTCCCTTCTTTTGTTACTGCAACTGGTGCCAAGTATTTTGTTCAAATAtcagcatttttaattttaaaaacaccagACCAAATTTCACAGATGTGTAGTTGATGATCCAAATACAACTGAAGGCTTCCTGTACTACTGCATGTCTACTTTGGTAACATAAACATATCCCCGCTTCATCTCATTTTGACAGTTCTTTCCAAAGCTGAAAGACATCCCTAGTGAAAATTGTATCATATTGGAGACGGCAAAGTGCACTCTTCCTGTTTGCAAGAGTTTTTCAGTCTCTGACAAGTACCATCTGGTGGTTGTAGTTTTATTAACACTTAATACCACAGTATTAATAACTTATGAATGCAGAGTAATTATTGCCAATTTAGTAACCATCTGTGTGAAAACAATGCCACATCAAATTCAAGCTTTAATCAAAGATGCTGAATTATAGCAACATGGCAATTGGCATGCTTACAGCTTGAACAAAATAagtattttctgtcttttccccAGGAGGAGATCCCaacttgaaaatgttaaatgtcttTCATATAGACTGAAATACATAAAAATAGCTATGAGAGAATAAATTAAACACGTAGCAACAATCCACAACAGCTCGGTATACAAaagtataggaaaaaaaaacagagtaagCATGACATTGAAACCTAGGATACACATAGAATGTGTTTGTTGCCCAAATTTAAAATGAAGTCCATTTTCTGCAACTAACAAATGtggcagcagagagaaaaaaaagagataggcaaggagaaagaaagaacacacacaggagAGCAAGCTATGAAGTCCCGCAAACTTCATACTGGGTCCTCGTGTAggatccccccccaccccatgactTCTCCTACGGATCAACAGCACTTTATAGGAACGGCGCGTTCCCCAGGGTTAAATGGGGGAGGGATGAATAGCATATATGTGTGTACGGGTTAACCCTGTCCTCATGCTGCAATCCTAATTTGTGTGTCTAAGCAACCCTAAACACTTCATAAAAAGAAGGTAAAATGCAGTTGTTTACTACCCCTCTAATTTGATCATAACTCTCAGAGCATTTCTACCTCTTTTAGGGTAATTCTAATAGCATTTTCTTCATTCCAAAGCATCATGTCTGGGGATAAATATCTCCCCTCTTCACAGACTTTTTAAACCAGGTTGATGCTACGATCTTAAACAGACTTACTAAGCAAAGCAAGTAAGTTCTGGCAAAGACTGCAGGATGGACTTCCGAGGTTGTGCTGCAAGGTGACAAGGAAGCAGAAACCAAAAGATGCCCTGGCCCTTCGAGGACAACACTGGAATAAAGCCCGGGCATCTGCACAGAACAAGATTATGGGAGATCCTGCAAAAGCCAGGAGATGGAAGAAGTCGTGGACATGAATTGAAACAGAGATGAAGACTGAAACAAAAGGAATGTGAAGATGTCTCTCTTCACTTCAGAGGTAAGAAGTGGTGGATTCTGATGACACTCCTTTCCATTCTGATTGAGTGAAAATCGGACTAATATGTAAGTTTTCTTAACATCTTAACCAGGCGCGTGTGTGCtagcaacagaaagaaaagggtAAAAATTGAAAACTAGTATGAGTATTCCTGGAGGCGATGTTGTGACACACAGAATCCTTTGACATATTTGAGGTTTGTGTTGTTCAGATTTCAAGGACTCGGGCGCATTCAAATACACAGAAACTTGCAACCTGAACATAACATTCCAAGTCTAGCTGTTGAAGTCGTTAGACTATAAGATCGATCAGtgtacacacagaaacacactaTAGTGGACAGATTAGCCTGTACAGGTTGCAGTGTTGATGGAATTGTCCCTTGCCTCCAGAGAACAACTTCACAACTGAAATACTGTGTGGAGAAGCCCCAACAAACCCTAAGATCACACCTCCTTTTTCTTATAACCCTGGCCCAATGGATGGAGTGGAGCAAGTCCCAGGCAATAGCTCGACACAGAAGCTGATCCTGTAACAGATTCAATGCACTAATCTGCCAAGGAGCACCAAGAATTACAGggtgctctttttctttctttcttttttttaaagttggttgTTTATTTCATAAACTTGGCACACACTTCTATTCCAGATCCATGTGACTTTGCCTTAAGCCAGTTTTAAAACTGACTGCTGGCACGGCTGTTCTGGCTGATTATTGTGGTTCTTCATCATCAAGcttgcttttctcctcttccGTTCCAGCTTCATTTTCAGCTTCCTCTTTgactccctcttcttcttcttcttccacttctTTCGAACCTTTtacttcttttcttgttttgtaCCCCCTGTAAGTGGCCTGAATTTTTGTGGCTGCTTGTTCTTCTGTAAAACTAATACTGCTACCTTCTGTTCCTGGTTTCTCAACAGCCTCCTCCTTtacaattaaaaaagagagagagagaagacagttaCACACTTAAAGCTCAGTATTTCATCAACCgataattgtaaaaaaaatctgaatatgtTTAGAAGAAATCGTAAGTTGCACTCAATGTAATATACGTCTCCATTACACAAAGGTCTTTTGAAAGCTGGTTTACAATGCCAGGAGTGGGTGGAAAAATAAGTTGAATCTTCTtttgtcacttttaaaaatatgtatttctacaaGACACCAGTGGGGTTATTTTTAGCACTGAATCTTGTGAATGTCACTTTGGCagttttccattatttttcaaaatgaagtTTTGCCTGCTAAGAATTTCAGAATTTAGCACTTGGATAACACCAACTGTTCGTCTTTGATATGAAAACCAAAAATTTATCTCTCAATAGGGAGAAGAAGAATGCCAATATCAGCTCCACTTTCCTAACCTATATGGACGAAGGCATTCTAACTACCACTCAGACATGGTATAGTTTTGCAGATTTATGTTTCACTGAACTTTGTATTAAGTATGCAAATTAAGCTTATGGCTTCAACCTGagtttgcttctgagtaaatatacaCAGGACTGCtttgcaagcattttttttttttactgaaatacAATTTTGCTAAGTTATACTGTGGccaagttttgtttgtttttcttacaaGGCAATGGATTTTAATGGAAAATTCTTGCAGGGAAATGTGCTGCCTTTTATGTGCTGCATCATTCTCCATTAATAAGTTGTATGCTTGTAAGAATAGATAGGTCAAATTGCCAGGTGTCTAGAGGAACTTGCTGTTGTTTTATGCAAAATAGTTTTGAAGATGGGTGAAATTGTCTTCTTTACCTGAATAGGCCAATCTCTTATTCAAGTCTTAGTTTCTAAAGGAAGAATTGTTTTGGTGGATCAACAACCAGGGATTCAAAACTAAAATGTAAGCAAAGGAATGAGAGTCTCTTTTACTCACCACAGACTTCATGTCTCTGTAAACAGCAGTGAGGAAAGATATGTTGGCTCCactaagatatacagtggtgccccgcatgacgacaataatccgtttccctgaaatcgctgttaagctaaatcgtcgtcatgcgaaaaacaattccccattggaatgcattaaaacccatttaatgcgtcccaatggggAAATTgcctcgtcgtccagcaaagatcgcccatagggaagccattttccaagcgccgatcagctgttaaaatggctgccctgcaaagcatgggtccagaaaacacaggtcagccattttaggaacccggcaatcagctggaaaaattgttgtcttgcgaacaaacggttcatgaagcacggacctaatcatcgtcaaatgaaaatcccccataggaaacatcatcttgcgatcgctatagcgatcgcaaaaaatcatcgtcctgcagattcatcgtttagcgggggcattgtcatgtggggcaccactgtataattagcACCAGTGGTGCTATTACACTGGGCTTGTTGGACATAGATATGGGAtggaagtttatttatttctttgttttcagatGCACGAAAAATATATACATCCATGAAATATTACTTACTGGTTGTGCAGCaggttcttctttcttctcctctggtTTATCGCCACCCCCAGGTGGTGCAAGTTCCtgaaaaaaacaagcaatataTCAGTTGGCAAGAAGAGTACTGGACCTGGGAGGACAGATATTCCACATTTTGATTCAGTTGAGACATCAGTGAAGCCAAACTAGAGAAGAGCTCATAATGCTTGAGTACATGATTTTCTCTCAAGAGTGGTGGACATCACACCTTTCTAGTTATGTGAAAAACAAATGCATAATTAGCTTATCTCCTTCATGCTGTTATAGCAATCTGTTATCACAGTTTCACACATTCAAGTGCCCAACAAGCACCTGCAATTCTTTCTAAGTTTATAACTCAAATCACACATCCTGTCAAAGGAAAGTTGAAGAAACTTAACTATAATTTGGTGTTAGATGTTTCAGTGAAGAAGCATAATTTGTGATCAGCTCATAAGCCAGGATCAGAAACTAAAGCTTTTCAAAGCAGACTCGTAAACCACAGTTTGTCCTAACTATGGTTAGGCAAGATGCCTGAATTTATAGATTGTTTAACTGTGACTCTACTTCAGAAAGTAATAGAAACAGTAGTTGCAGCAGATGGAAAATGAAAGCAAGCAACTCTGAACCAAAGTTGCCTCTGCAATGTCACAGCTCTGCTtcaacccccacacacacaccccagctgcTATGGATgccatcccccctccccaaatttagTCCCTTCTCTTGTTCCATTTATCAGACCCCAAATTCCAAGCTACTGTTCCCTGCACATTGAATATAGCAGCCACATCAGAGTATAGATACAGTGTGGAATGAAGGACTAACCCTTTCCCACAGCACTCCCCATGCAATTAGGTGTGTTTTTTGCCACTCCCTCCCCATAGCtatttcagggtgtgtgtgttttaccccTCATCCTTGATCTGCCATGGCTTGACTAGTTTGGCCTGAATCCACACACACTCAAGGAGAGAAAATGGCCATCATATAGTAAGACTTACGTTAAAAGCACGGTTATTGTAGTATCGATCTTCTAGCTTTGCTCCCCATTCACAGGGATCATATCcagtttctgaaaaatatattttgtaaaaCTGCACACTGTATTCtctcattaaaattaaaattagctTCCCGGTCAAGCTGTGCTTATATTGAGTTGTAATTTCAGCAAAATACAGGTATCTGTGAATATCATATGCATCCAGCTTTTGGGAATAtggtctcattttcttttctattatttttctttttttaacaaaacttCCAAATAATGCACTTATGCAACTTACATATATATGCATCAACTGGAAtgaaaatattgtgtgtgtgtgtgtgtgtgtgtgtgtgtgtgtgtgtgtgtgagagagagagagagagagagagagagagattcaactGTAATAAAACATATATATGCTGACGTAAGAATAGGCAGGTTCCAAATATATTTGGAAATGCACTTTGTgtgtgatatacagtattttaaaatatatgtcagatatattttatttttcactggGACTTTTGGGAGAAATGGTAAATGGATGAAAATGatacatacttttaaaatattgaccCAACAAAAGGAAATAATCAACCACTGTGATAGAGGAATTGCCCAACTAATTCAGGAGCAGATACAGAATGGTGTCATTGCCTGTCTTCCTTCCTTAAAGTGTTGTGGTGGCACACAGTAATTTTTCAGTGGTGCTATGCCCCTGAACTTTAGTCACTGacttatttttaaagttaaaaacaaatccaTTCCACTATAGCACCTAAAAGCTCACAATATTTTTTTGCCCTGCTTATGCAAAAAGACACATGTGTACCCTGCTCtcaatatatataatttatagtTAGGCTGCACAATTTGGGTTTTGGGGCTAGAATAATTATTTTGGTGCAGAATTTTTAGCACTCTTATGTAAGAGCTGGTACTTTGCCCTGTGCTATTAAAATAACCCTCCTCAATGTCACTCTGCTTAGCAACATCTTCAcatttaacagaaaaagaaatctgaaGATTTAATCAACCAGGGAATGATGGAAGGAGTACTATTTCAAGCAAGAAAGAGTAGATTTCTACCTATAGCAGGAAAAGCTGAGAATTTGaattggaaagaaggaaaaataactgCTTATAACACATGCTCAATATTATCCCCTCCCAACTCTCCTTGAAAAATACCACCATTTTTTCTCTATCATCATTTATTAGACATCTATGAAGGCAGAAAACAAGTGGCCCAGCAGCTCTCAGCTTGCCTGTGAGTCAGTCTGAACCTAAGAACATGCTTGAGGCTCAGTTAATCAGTAAGGCTGCTTCCTCTGTCCAACTGTTTTCTGAAATGAATCTCAAATCTCATCCCAGAGAACAAAGAGTCCCAAG is part of the Pogona vitticeps strain Pit_001003342236 chromosome 8, PviZW2.1, whole genome shotgun sequence genome and encodes:
- the SPA17 gene encoding sperm surface protein Sp17, whose translation is MAIPFSNTTQRIPPGFANLLEGLAREVLRSQPEDIPTFAAKYFETLLIEREKTGYDPCEWGAKLEDRYYNNRAFNELAPPGGGDKPEEKKEEPAAQPEEAVEKPGTEGSSISFTEEQAATKIQATYRGYKTRKEVKGSKEVEEEEEEGVKEEAENEAGTEEEKSKLDDEEPQ